The Candidatus Sysuiplasma jiujiangense genome includes the window ACAGCACCGACGTAAATCAGTATCTGTATGATACCGACATAAAAGGCGCCCAGCAGGAAAAATATCAGAGAAACACCTATGAGGACGCCTGCAAAATAGAAGGCACTGTGTACTATCTCCCTTGACAGCACCATAAGTAGCGAAAGAACTGCCGATGCGGCTGCCACCAGAATGAAAACAGCAGTGTCGATGTTCATACCGCCACCTCCGCCCTGGATGCTTTTTCCGCGCTTCCTATCTGTACAACGGGATCGCTGGCAGTCGTACTCCTCGGTAGCATTTCCAGCGCGTCAAACGGGCAGGCATCCACGCAGAGAGCACAGCTAACGCAGAGTTCGTAGTTGAACATTGGAAGTTTCTTTTCCGGACCCAGTGTCCCGTTTGGCCTCTTCTTTGCTGTGCCCGGAATACTTACCATGTCTATGACCTCATGTGGGCATGCCCTGTCACAGGCACCGC containing:
- a CDS encoding NADH-quinone oxidoreductase subunit J, with product MNIDTAVFILVAAASAVLSLLMVLSREIVHSAFYFAGVLIGVSLIFFLLGAFYVGIIQILIYVGAVVVLILFGIMLTRRNILVG